The sequence TTTTAAAGTCTTTGGTTGCTCCTCAACTATTAAAAGCTCTTCCGTGTAAACGATACCGTTTCTCATAATACCAGCATTAAAATATTTCTTAGAAAAATTATCTGAGATTTCTACTATATCTTGAGGTAATGCAAAAGTATCAGGTTTATGCTTAACTGAAAGGGTATCAGCAACAGGGAATGGTTTTGCAAAAAAACCCTCTGCATGCAACATACGTGAACCATTAATGTTCTTTCTTTCTTTTATATAAGAAGTATCATTTCTAATTGCAAAAATAAAAATTCTTCGTCTTCTTTGTGCTTGGCCATATTCTGCTGCGTTTATTATACGCCACTCGACTGAATAGTTTAAATCTCTTAAACTGGCCAACATAATTGAAAAGTCTCGCCCTCGTTGTTTTGAGGGTGATTTGAGTAAGCGATCAACATTCTCAAGTAGAATGTATTTTGGTCTTAATTCTGTAATTAGACGTACAATTTCCCAGAACAAAACACCCTTCTTTCCTTGTAATCCTTTTTCTCCTGACAGACCGCGAGCTACAGAATAATCTTGGCAAGGAAAACCTCCTACTAACAGTTCAATTCCCATATCAGATAATGATTTTTCATCTACTGTACTTATATCTTCATTTGAATGAATACCTTTATCCTTAAAATGTCTTGCATAACATTCAAAAGCATCCTGTGCCTTTTTTGATGGTTCCCACTGATTTCCCCAAGCAACCTCGAAACCTTTAGTTGCTTCAAGGCCCAAACGAAAACCTCCGACTCCGGCAAACAATTCAATTACTTTTAACATTCTAAACATCCTTTCGGTAATAAATATACCTAGATAAATATTATAATTAAAAATGATTGAAAGATCAACCATTTTAGACTAATAATATATTTGTTATATTCTAGTGCATCCAATACCTCACAAAAAATTTACATTTTTTATATCATAACCCCAAAAAGAACATTAGTTCTGCTGTTTAATTATTTTTCAACAAAATATTCTTACAAATCCTTTTTTGACTTTAGTTTCCTCTGTCATATGGAGGTTAGATTAGTAGAAAACAAGGGCTGCTGTTGGAGGAAATATCAAACGGTCGAAATCTTTGGTGTTAGCTGCCACAACCTTACTAAAAAAAGAAGAGATTAAAACGGGAAGTCGTCTTTTTCACATTCCTAAAAGTAAAGATATTTATGTGGTGAATCCATCCATGGACAGATAAATCAAAGGTTCGAACTATATTTCGAGTTTGGTGTTACAGTATGTGGATTCTGAAGACTTTCATGCGTAAGGTATAGCATTTATGAGTTATTTATTGATGCGATAGCTTCTTTACATTTATTTGCTGATACACCAGAAGAATTAGCCCATAAAATCATCAATGAGATTTATCGCGAGGTTCGGCTTACAGCTACTGCAAGAATCGGTACCAATCTCTTACTGGCGAAGGTTAGCTTAAATTATGAGGCCAATGCATAACACAGACAAGATTTATTCAGTTTGTGGATTCTTTGGGAGATCTATTCATCTTTATTGAATAAAAGCTTTCTTAAGCATCAATAAGAAATATCCATCGGCATAATTAGAGTTCCATAAATAAACATAAATCATTTATTTATCCATACATAATTTGTAACAGTGAGGTGAAAGTATAAAAGAAAACAAAACAATATAAATATATCTAAAAT comes from Priestia megaterium and encodes:
- the dcm gene encoding DNA (cytosine-5-)-methyltransferase translates to MLKVIELFAGVGGFRLGLEATKGFEVAWGNQWEPSKKAQDAFECYARHFKDKGIHSNEDISTVDEKSLSDMGIELLVGGFPCQDYSVARGLSGEKGLQGKKGVLFWEIVRLITELRPKYILLENVDRLLKSPSKQRGRDFSIMLASLRDLNYSVEWRIINAAEYGQAQRRRRIFIFAIRNDTSYIKERKNINGSRMLHAEGFFAKPFPVADTLSVKHKPDTFALPQDIVEISDNFSKKYFNAGIMRNGIVYTEELLIVEEQPKTLKEILQSDVDEKYYLGEVAIEKFSYLKGPKKIERTAASGHKYIFSEGGMAFPESLDKPGRTMLTSEGTINRSSHVVEDPKTKRLRILTPIECERLNGFPDNWTEGMTDRMRYFCMGNALVVGLIERMGNEILEIEKKEIESLKKEPQQLSFL